The segment TGGTCGCCAATATCGGCACCATCGCCAGCTCGGGCACCCGTCGCTACCTGGAAGCCCTCTCGGGCGAGCAGAAGGCCGACTCGCGCCTCATCGGCCAGTTCGGCGTGGGTTTCTATTCCGCGTTCGTCGTGGCCGACAAGGTCACGGTGGTGACCCGCCGCGCCGGCCAGCCCACCGAATTCGGCGTGCGCTGGGAAAGCGATGGCAAGGGCGAATACCTGCTTGAGGACATGAACGTCGTCGAGCGCGGCACCACCGTGGTGCTGCACCTGAAGGCCGACGAGGACGAGTTCCTCAAGGCCTGGCAGCTGCGCCAGCTGGTCACCAAGTATTCCGACCACGTCGCCTTCCCGATCCGCATGCCGGAAGAGAAGGACGGCAAGCCGGATCCGACCGAATGGGTGACGGTGAACTCCGCCTCCGCGCTGTGGGCGCGTCCGAAGAGCGAGATCACCGACGAGGAGTACAAGAACTTCTACAAGGCCCTCGGCCACGACTTCAACGACCCGCTTGCGTGGACGCACAACCGCGTCGAAGGCAGCCAGAGCTTCACCACGCTGCTTTACGTGCCGGAACAGCCGCCGTTCGACCTGATGATGGGCGGCCGCGACGAGCGCAAGGGCCTGAAGCTGTACATCAAGCGCGTCTTCATCATGGACGCCGCGGAAGAGCTGCTGCCCAACTACCTGCGCTTCGTGCGCGGCGTGGTGGATGCCGACGACCTGCCGCTGAACGTGAGCCGCGAAATCCTCCAGCAGAACCGTCAGCTCGAGAAGATCAAGGCGGCGTGCACGAAGCGCGTGCTCGACCTGCTCGACAAGATCGCGCGCGACGAGCCGGAAAAATTCGCCACCTTCCTGGCCGGCTTCGGCAACACGCTGAAGGAAGGCATCGTGGAAGACGCGTCGAACCGCGAGCGCATCGCCAGGCTGCTGCGCTTCGCGTCGACCAAGGGCGAGGGCGCGGAGAAGACCGTGTCGCTGGACGACTACATCGGCCGCATGGCCGTCGGCCAGGATGCCATCTGGTACGTCACCGCCGATAGCTACATCGCCGCCGCCGGTAGCCCGCAGATCGAAGCGCTGAAGGCCAAGGGCATCGAAGTCCTGCTGATGTCCGACCGCATCGACGAATGGATGCTCGGCTACCTCACCGAGTACGAAGGCAAGCGCCTGCGCAACGTCGCCAAGGGTGACTTCCCGCTCGACGAAGCCGACAAGGCGAAGCAGGAAGCCGCCAACACGGAAGCGGCACCGCTGCTGGAACGCACCAAGGGCCTGCTCGGCGACAAGGTGAGCGACGTGCGCGTCTCCGCACGCCTCACCGATTCGCCGTCGTGCCTGGCGCTGGCCGACTTCGACCTCGCCCCGCACCTGGCCCGCCTGCTGCGCGAAGCCGGCCAGGACGTGCCCGAATCGAAGCCCGCCCTCGAGCTCAACCCCGAGCACCCGCTGGTAAAGCGCCTGGCCACCGAAGCCGACGACACCAAGGCCGGCGACCTCGCCAACCTGCTGCTTGAGCAGGCCGAGATCACGGCGGGTGCGCAGCTGGCGGATCCTGCCGGTTTCGTGCAGCGTGTGAATCGCGTGTTGCTGGGCTAACACTACTGTCCGCGCTGCTCATCCTCTTCGTCTGCCTTGCCCTCGGCATCCTCTGCCGGCGGTACGCCAACCTGCCTGACGGCATCGTCCCGGGCATTAACTGGTGGGTGTTGAACATCGCGTTGCCAGCCCTGGTGTTGGGGCTGGTACCGCATGTCACCGTGGATCCGCACCTGTGGTTTCCGGTGGCGGCGATGTGGATTACCTTCTTCGGCTCGTGGGCGCTGTTCGCCACGCTGGGCCGGCTGTTCCACTGGTCGGCGCAGCGCATTGGCTGCCTCACCCTGGTGTGCGGCCTCGGCAATACCTCCTTCATGGGTTACCCCATGATGGAGGCGCTGCACGGCAAGGCAGGCCTTTCAGTGGCGGTGATCGCCGACCAGCTGGGCTGCTTTCCGTTGCTTGCAGCTGGCGGGATCATCGTCGCCTCGATGTATTCGGGGAAGGGCGCGAGCGGCGCGATGATTGCGAAGCGCGTGCTGACGTTTCCGCCGTTCCTGTGCCTGGTGGTGGGCGTGATCGTCGGCGTGCTTGGCGGGTGGCCGGCGGCGGTGGACAAGCTGCTGATGCAGATCGGCCAGACCCTTACGCCATTGGCCCTGTTTTCCGTGGGCCTGCAGTTCAAGCTGCACCTGCAGAAGGACCAGATCGGCGCCCTCGTCGCCGGCCTTGGCTGGAAGCTGGTGCTGGCGCCGCTGATCGCGCTGGGCCTGGGCCTCGCGGCGGGCGTGGGTGGGGTGATCCTCACCGTGGGCGTGCTGCAGGCGGCGATGGCGCCGATGATTTCGGCGGCGATCCTCGCCGACCAGCACGGGCTGGAGCCGCGCCTGGCGAATACCGTGCTGGGCGCGGGTATCCTGCTGTCCCTGGTCACCATTCCACTCGGCAACCTGCTCCTGCCCGCCTGACGCTTGGGTTTCTCACCCGGCGACCGCACACTTCGCCCATGACCGATGCAACGACAAACACGGGCGTCCGCGCCGACGTATGGCTGTGGGCCGCGCGCTTCTTCAAGACCCGCAGCCTGGCCAAGGAAGCCATCGTCGGCGGCAAGGTGGAAGTGAACGGGACGACCTGCAAACCGGCCAAGACCGTGCAGGCCGGCGACGAGCTGCAGATTCGTCGTGGCGAGGAGCGGCTGGTATGCGAGGTGGTGGCGCTGGCGCAGAAGCGTGGACCGGCCCCCGAGGCGCAGAAGCTCTACCGGGAGACCGACGAGAGCATCGCCGAGCGGGCGCGCATGCGTGAGGATCGCCGGCTCACCGGCGGCGCGCTCCTGCGGCCTGACGCGCGCCCGACCAAGCGCGACCGCCGCCTGATCCAGGACCTCAAGAAGACCTTGTAATCGTCAGGCGGGGTGGGGTGCTACCGGTTTCATTTGGGCCTGAGATTTTGTAGCCTCGGGCATCCCGGTGAGTCCCCCACCGGCGGAGGGATTCGCATGGTTTCAGCGTCAGGCATCGCACCGGGCCGGCTCGTCAGTCGACATGGCCGGACGCGAGGGCATGCCGTCGTGTTGGGCGTGGCCGCGCTGTTGCTGGTGCTGGGCGTCGGCTTACCGCTGGCGGTGGCTGGCGGTGGCCAGCTCTCGGCCCACCCGACCATCACCACCGTGGGCGCGCTGCTGTGCGTCGCCGGCCTGCTGGCGGCGGTGGCGTGGAAGGCGATGGAGCCGCGCACGGTGCTGGCGCTGCACGATCGTGGCGTGGTGGTGCTGCACACGCGGACGAAGAAGCAGGACTTCGTGCCCTTCGCCGCCATGGGCGATCTGTATCTGTACCGCACCGGCCACCAGGGTGGCCTGATCAACGCGCTCGCCTTTCGCCGCGATGCGCTCGCACCGTGGGTGGACGTGCTCGACAACGTGGGCGATGCGTTCCGGTTGCGCGGCGCGATTATCGAAGGGCAGCTGCGCGAACGCGGCCCCCTGACGCTGCGCGCGCTTGAAGCGGGCGAGGGCATCGTTTTCCACACCGTCTCCGACGAAGAACGCCAGGCGCGGCGCGATGGACGCAGCGTACCGAACGTGGAAGCCAAGCCGTTCCTGCTGAGCCCACTGGGCGTCGAGTTTGAGGACCGCCTGATTCCCATCGCCGATATCGCGTCGGTGGACGAGGGAACGACGTCGGGCTCGCTGCGCCTGCTCGATGACAAGGGCAACACCTTGTGGGGCGTGCACTACCTGTCGCTGTTCAGCGCGGACCTGTTCATCGTGCTGATGCGGACGCTGATCGAGGCCCGGCAGTACGGCCTGGGCGGTGTCACCAGCAACAAGCCCTACTGAGGAGCGCCTCCCGCCCCGGCCCCCGGGCTGCTGAATTCACAGGGCGGGGCGGAAGGCATCACGGCACCGATGATGGAGAGTCGATGGATGCCGCGATGGAGGGACTATAGAACCGCCCCCGTCCATGGGGAATTTGATTGTTCGGATCGTTCCGATAGATCCGGTCAATCGCCTTAGCGCAGCATCTTCCGCAGCTTGTACAGCTGGTCCAGCGCCTCGCGCGGGCTGAGGTTGTCCGGGTCGACGCTGCGCAGCAGCTCTTCCACCGGGCTTGGCAAGGGCGGGGCGAACAGGCCCATCTGCGGCGCGGGCGTGGCCGGAGCGGCCACCGCGGCAGTCACCTCGTGACCCTG is part of the Luteibacter pinisoli genome and harbors:
- the htpG gene encoding molecular chaperone HtpG, whose protein sequence is MSQETRKFEAEVAQVLHLVTHSLYSHKEIFLRELISNASDACDKLRFEAIANPGLVTEDAELRIQVTWDPDARTISVRDNGIGMTREDVVANIGTIASSGTRRYLEALSGEQKADSRLIGQFGVGFYSAFVVADKVTVVTRRAGQPTEFGVRWESDGKGEYLLEDMNVVERGTTVVLHLKADEDEFLKAWQLRQLVTKYSDHVAFPIRMPEEKDGKPDPTEWVTVNSASALWARPKSEITDEEYKNFYKALGHDFNDPLAWTHNRVEGSQSFTTLLYVPEQPPFDLMMGGRDERKGLKLYIKRVFIMDAAEELLPNYLRFVRGVVDADDLPLNVSREILQQNRQLEKIKAACTKRVLDLLDKIARDEPEKFATFLAGFGNTLKEGIVEDASNRERIARLLRFASTKGEGAEKTVSLDDYIGRMAVGQDAIWYVTADSYIAAAGSPQIEALKAKGIEVLLMSDRIDEWMLGYLTEYEGKRLRNVAKGDFPLDEADKAKQEAANTEAAPLLERTKGLLGDKVSDVRVSARLTDSPSCLALADFDLAPHLARLLREAGQDVPESKPALELNPEHPLVKRLATEADDTKAGDLANLLLEQAEITAGAQLADPAGFVQRVNRVLLG
- a CDS encoding AEC family transporter; this translates as MLILFVCLALGILCRRYANLPDGIVPGINWWVLNIALPALVLGLVPHVTVDPHLWFPVAAMWITFFGSWALFATLGRLFHWSAQRIGCLTLVCGLGNTSFMGYPMMEALHGKAGLSVAVIADQLGCFPLLAAGGIIVASMYSGKGASGAMIAKRVLTFPPFLCLVVGVIVGVLGGWPAAVDKLLMQIGQTLTPLALFSVGLQFKLHLQKDQIGALVAGLGWKLVLAPLIALGLGLAAGVGGVILTVGVLQAAMAPMISAAILADQHGLEPRLANTVLGAGILLSLVTIPLGNLLLPA
- a CDS encoding RNA-binding S4 domain-containing protein, whose amino-acid sequence is MTDATTNTGVRADVWLWAARFFKTRSLAKEAIVGGKVEVNGTTCKPAKTVQAGDELQIRRGEERLVCEVVALAQKRGPAPEAQKLYRETDESIAERARMREDRRLTGGALLRPDARPTKRDRRLIQDLKKTL